A genomic stretch from Alosa sapidissima isolate fAloSap1 chromosome 3, fAloSap1.pri, whole genome shotgun sequence includes:
- the LOC121705326 gene encoding uncharacterized protein LOC121705326, producing MSSDLTQTADCSEPKQPADNPQSEGSSGDNGTLNDLAYADAGCQTELTMDDIEKMEDVLGQNTTELGDLRTKALDTQFNQESFEQDKTKFYTGLPNFLVLIQIFELCEPYITCGPMSVLSKFEQLILVLLRLRLNLPLKDLAFRFKISLPTASRVWHNIIDILHERLEFQIEWPERHVLQATMPMGFRQAFGCKVAVIIDCFEFFIEKPSNLLAQAQTWSNYKHHHTVKFLIEHMATKPGEALALIDKIGVICCLSSNLSQSVVPLE from the exons ATGAGCTCCGATCTAACGCAGACAGCCGACTGCTCTGAACCGAAGCAGCCAGCTGACAACCCACAATCAGAGGGCAGCAGTGGGGACAATGGGACATTAAATGATCTAG CCTATGCAGATGCCGGATGCCAGACTGAGCTGACAATGGATGACATTGAGAAGATGGAGGATGTTCTGGGACAGAACACAACAGAGCTGGGAGATCTTCGAACCAAAGCACTGGACACACAGTTCAACCAGGAGTCCTTTgaacaagacaagacaaagtTCTACACAGGGCTCCCCAACTTCTTAGTTTTAATTCAGATTTTTGAGCTGTGTGAACCCTACATTACCTGTGGTCCTATGTCTGTGCTGTCAAAATTTGAACAGTTAATTTTAGTTTTGCTGAGGCTGAGACTAAATCTCCCACTGAAAGATTTAGCTTTCAGGTTCAAGATCTCTCTGCCCACCGCCTCTAGAGTTTGGCATAACATAATTGACATACTTCATGAAAGGTTAGAATTTCAAATTGAGTGGCCAGAGCGACATGTACTTCAAGCTACAATGCCAATGGGATTCAGACAGGCATTTGGATGTAAAGTTGCTGTGATAattgactgttttgaatttTTTATTGAGAAGCCCTCTAATTTACTAGCCCAAGCACAAACGTGGTCAAACTATAAGCATCACCATACTGTAAAATTTCTGATTGAGCACATGGCAACAAAACCAGGTGAGGCACTAGCATTGATTGACAAGATTGGGGTTATTTGCTGTCTCTCGTCTAATCTTTCTCAGTCTGTCGTCCCATTGGAGTAA